A single genomic interval of Psychroserpens sp. NJDZ02 harbors:
- the hemE gene encoding uroporphyrinogen decarboxylase, whose product MLKNNLFLRALKGETVDRPPVWMMRQAGRYLPEFMEIKAKYDFFTRCQTPELASEITIQPIRRFGMDAAILFCDILVIPQAMNIEVQMKPNFGPYLPNPIRNQKDVDNVIVPDVKESLSYVYEAIKMTKEKLNDDIPLIGFAGSPWTILCYCVQGQGSKNFDKAKEFCFTNPIAAHNLLQKITDTTIAYLKEKVKAGVNAVQVFDSWGGMLSPVDYQEFSWKYIQQIIDALKDDAPVIAFGKGCWFALDKMAKSGAAALGVDWTCSAQNARYLTGGNITLQGNFDPTRLFSPPAQIKTMVHQMINEFGKDKYIVNLGHGILPNIPIENAKAFIDAVKEYKA is encoded by the coding sequence ATGTTGAAAAACAATTTATTTTTAAGAGCATTAAAAGGAGAAACAGTAGATCGTCCACCAGTTTGGATGATGCGTCAAGCAGGTCGTTATCTTCCAGAATTTATGGAGATAAAAGCTAAGTATGATTTTTTTACACGTTGCCAAACACCTGAGTTAGCAAGTGAAATCACGATACAACCCATTCGTCGTTTTGGTATGGATGCTGCCATCTTATTTTGCGATATTTTAGTAATTCCACAAGCTATGAATATTGAGGTGCAAATGAAGCCGAATTTTGGGCCTTATTTACCAAATCCTATTCGTAACCAAAAAGACGTGGACAATGTTATTGTTCCCGATGTAAAAGAAAGTCTTAGTTACGTCTATGAAGCTATAAAAATGACAAAAGAGAAACTAAATGACGATATTCCGTTAATTGGTTTCGCAGGTTCTCCTTGGACTATCCTTTGTTATTGCGTACAAGGTCAAGGTTCTAAAAACTTTGATAAAGCAAAAGAATTTTGTTTTACAAACCCGATAGCAGCACATAATTTATTACAAAAAATCACAGATACTACTATTGCTTACTTAAAAGAGAAAGTAAAAGCAGGTGTTAATGCTGTTCAAGTGTTTGACTCTTGGGGAGGTATGTTATCTCCTGTAGATTATCAAGAATTTTCTTGGAAATACATTCAACAAATCATTGATGCATTAAAAGATGACGCGCCGGTTATTGCTTTTGGTAAAGGCTGCTGGTTTGCTCTAGACAAAATGGCTAAATCAGGTGCAGCTGCATTAGGTGTAGACTGGACGTGTTCTGCTCAAAATGCACGTTATTTAACTGGAGGAAATATTACACTACAAGGTAATTTTGACCCTACTCGTTTATTTTCGCCGCCAGCGCAAATTAAGACAATGGTACACCAAATGATTAACGAGTTTGGAAAAGATAAATATATTGTAAATTTAGGACATGGTATTTTACCAAACATACCTATAGAAAATGCAAAAGCATTTATTGACGCTGTAAAAGAGTATAAAGCCTAA
- a CDS encoding EI24 domain-containing protein, with translation MTQNIIKGLNGYSGALALISKLKLWKYFFIPIIISVIVGSTIAFAAYRLSDNIGRFIAKIWFWDWGKGAFTAFSTVIGVIIIIVIGLILYKHIVMALSAPFMSPVSEKIESHLTGVAKHNHRKTSFQEQLWRGIRINIRNLIRELLITIPILLLKFIPVVNIFSTILLFCVQGYYAGFGNMDYTLERHYNYKDSINFVRKNRGVAIGNGLVFTLFLLIPFIGVILALPLSVTAASLSTVKLLKNDNQITV, from the coding sequence ATGACACAAAACATAATAAAAGGACTAAACGGTTATTCTGGAGCTTTAGCTTTAATCTCAAAGTTGAAGCTTTGGAAATACTTTTTCATCCCTATTATTATTAGCGTAATTGTAGGTTCGACAATTGCTTTTGCAGCTTATAGACTATCAGATAACATTGGTCGCTTTATAGCCAAAATATGGTTTTGGGATTGGGGAAAAGGGGCTTTTACAGCTTTTTCCACCGTAATTGGTGTTATCATCATCATAGTCATAGGTCTCATTTTATACAAGCACATTGTAATGGCTTTATCTGCGCCATTTATGAGTCCTGTTTCAGAAAAAATAGAATCCCATTTAACAGGTGTTGCTAAACATAACCACAGAAAGACCTCATTTCAAGAACAACTTTGGAGAGGGATTAGAATAAATATCAGAAACTTAATACGCGAATTACTAATTACAATTCCGATTTTACTACTAAAATTTATACCTGTCGTTAATATCTTCTCTACGATACTACTCTTTTGCGTACAAGGCTATTACGCTGGCTTTGGTAATATGGATTACACCCTAGAGCGTCATTACAATTACAAAGACAGTATAAATTTTGTAAGAAAAAACAGAGGAGTAGCTATCGGAAATGGACTTGTTTTTACGTTGTTTTTATTAATACCTTTTATAGGTGTCATTCTAGCCTTACCTTTAAGTGTAACCGCTGCTTCTTTAAGTACCGTAAAATTATTAAAAAACGATAATCAAATTACAGTTTAA
- a CDS encoding GNAT family N-acetyltransferase: MILQFDDFDITPINTNDAWALCDLMITNSDRFKRFFPGTLKDNLNPTLSQLFVEKKLKQFQKKEEFLFTLKVSQTSKLIGLIYIKALDWSINQGEFAYCIDYNYKGQGIISKAITALSNYAFTSLDLKTLQIIAHKDNLPSVNVATNNGFQWIKTLKNECTPTDDNPLDMELYELHNL; the protein is encoded by the coding sequence ATGATTTTGCAATTCGACGATTTCGATATTACTCCAATCAATACTAACGATGCTTGGGCGTTATGTGATTTAATGATCACAAATTCAGATCGTTTTAAACGTTTTTTTCCAGGGACATTAAAAGACAATCTAAACCCCACACTATCGCAGTTATTTGTTGAAAAGAAATTAAAACAGTTTCAGAAAAAAGAAGAATTCCTTTTCACCTTAAAGGTCTCTCAAACCAGTAAATTAATAGGATTAATCTATATAAAAGCACTAGACTGGTCCATAAACCAAGGAGAATTTGCCTATTGTATTGATTATAATTACAAAGGGCAAGGGATTATATCAAAAGCCATAACCGCATTATCAAACTATGCTTTTACTTCTTTGGATTTGAAAACACTTCAAATTATTGCACATAAAGATAATTTACCAAGTGTAAATGTTGCTACAAACAATGGTTTTCAATGGATTAAAACTTTGAAAAATGAATGTACTCCCACTGATGACAACCCATTAGATATGGAGTTATATGAATTACATAACCTGTAA
- the hemF gene encoding oxygen-dependent coproporphyrinogen oxidase: protein MKDKFFKYIQQLQDQITAGLEKIDGKATFQEDVWERPEGGGGRTRVIENGNVFEKGGVNISGVHGKLPDSMQKYFGVEDADFFACGLSLVLHPTNPMVPTVHANWRYFEMYDKDGNIVDQWFGGGQDLTPYYLFDEDATHFHQTCKTACDKHNPEFYPKYKARCDDYFYNTHRNEGRGIGGLFFDYCKATEDMSMQNWYDYVTEVGDSFLEAYVPIVEKRKNLDYTKTQRDWQEIRRGRYVEFNLVHDKGTLFGLKTNGRIESILMSLPPHVQWVYDHQPEAGSEEERLINILQNPKDWV from the coding sequence ATCAAAGATAAATTTTTCAAATACATACAGCAACTACAAGATCAAATTACAGCTGGTCTAGAAAAAATAGACGGAAAAGCCACTTTCCAAGAAGACGTTTGGGAACGCCCAGAAGGCGGTGGAGGACGAACACGAGTTATCGAAAATGGAAACGTTTTTGAAAAAGGAGGTGTTAATATTTCTGGGGTTCATGGTAAATTACCAGACAGCATGCAAAAATATTTTGGTGTTGAAGATGCCGATTTTTTTGCCTGTGGATTAAGTTTAGTTTTACATCCTACAAATCCAATGGTTCCAACAGTGCATGCTAATTGGCGCTATTTTGAAATGTATGACAAAGACGGAAACATCGTAGATCAATGGTTTGGTGGTGGACAAGATTTGACCCCTTATTATTTATTTGATGAGGACGCAACACATTTCCATCAAACCTGTAAGACGGCTTGCGACAAACATAATCCAGAATTTTATCCAAAATACAAAGCACGTTGCGACGACTATTTTTACAATACACATCGTAATGAAGGTCGTGGTATTGGAGGGCTATTCTTTGATTATTGTAAAGCTACTGAAGACATGAGCATGCAAAACTGGTACGATTATGTTACCGAAGTTGGCGATAGTTTTCTAGAAGCTTATGTCCCTATAGTCGAAAAAAGAAAAAACTTAGACTACACAAAAACACAACGCGATTGGCAGGAAATACGTCGTGGGCGCTACGTAGAATTCAATCTAGTGCATGATAAAGGCACCCTTTTTGGATTAAAAACCAATGGACGCATCGAAAGTATTTTAATGAGCCTACCACCTCATGTCCAATGGGTTTACGATCATCAACCAGAAGCTGGTAGTGAAGAAGAACGCTTAATAAACATTTTACAAAATCCTAAAGACTGGGTATAA
- a CDS encoding YchJ family protein: MNCYCGNNKSYKACCEVFHLNGGKTETAQQLMRSRYSAFVLANGDYLMSTHHKSTRPSSEKKAIVKWATSVEWIKLDIQDTTKGLENDNEGTVTFSAYFYESGTMDVIHEKSAFVQENNHWFYLGYAKD, translated from the coding sequence ATGAATTGTTACTGCGGAAATAACAAAAGCTATAAAGCATGCTGTGAAGTGTTTCATTTAAACGGTGGAAAAACGGAAACAGCACAACAACTTATGCGCTCTAGATATAGTGCTTTTGTATTAGCAAATGGTGATTATTTAATGTCAACCCACCATAAGTCAACAAGACCAAGCTCAGAAAAGAAAGCCATCGTCAAATGGGCAACATCCGTAGAGTGGATTAAATTAGATATACAAGATACGACCAAAGGCTTGGAAAATGACAATGAAGGCACAGTGACATTTAGCGCCTATTTTTATGAAAGTGGCACCATGGATGTCATCCATGAAAAGTCAGCTTTTGTACAAGAAAACAACCATTGGTTTTACCTAGGCTATGCCAAAGACTAA